agagaaaaagaaaaacaaaaaaaacctccacgTTCCAGTCGAACAAACCTGGACCAAACGCACGCCAAGCTTCTGTTAAAGATTTGTAGAAATTTTAATGTACAATCACGTTCTGAAACAGCCATCACGGACCATGAACTGCAACTGTGCAtgactgaaaataaattaaatacaatatttattttttaaaaaaggaagaaaaaaaaagaaagaaaaacaacaaaaaaaaaatcattaataacCCACAAATTCCACCTCAGCTTGTGACCCGTTCACCCTCGGGGGAAACGGCGTACATACACACCGACCCGACAAAACAAAACTCACTCGTGTTCTTCAGTGACTGGAGCATAAGAACAAAGCGGCCGTTTAAACAAACGCTGCAGTAAAGAGGAAAGAAATAACCACGCAGCGGACTGCAAAACTTCAGTGTATCGTTCCTCAATATGAAGAAAGGCGTGTGGAGCTGGGGAGTGTCGGCTCACTGCGGTCAGCTAGGCATCGCCGAAAATCCCTTACACCAAACAGAGCCATGTGCAGCCCAAACATcagcatcagcatcatcatcatcatcatcatcatcatcattattattattattattattattattattattgccgtGGGTTCAGTAATGGTAGCCACGTAATttgcaaaaaaatgtttttatatcgTTTGgcatttattgtatttaattaaCTTTTTCTATTTCCGCTATTTGGTTTTGttctgttaaataataataataataataataataataataataataataataataatgtaaccgTTTTTAAATACATTACTGATAATATTGTCAACAGCAATAAAAGGCTTGGAATACGATCCTCACCTACACGTAAACTCTACAGTACTGCACACGGCCAACCGCTACAGGAAACGTCAAGAGCTTCTGATCTACAGGAACTGCGAGAAGATCTGAAAAAAACCCCTGCGTTTTTCCCCAGATGTCGTCGCGTACACGGTGCTGTTCCCCTGTAACGTAGAGAACCGTAACGGTAACGGACGTCTAGCTCACCGAAAGTATCTTCCTCCTCGCTCTGTGACGTTCACACGCGTTCACGTTCAGACATCAATTCCACCTCGATTGCAGTTTTTGGAGGCGGGGCCAATGAGGGGGGGAGGAGTCATACCAAACTGCTAAGTCACAGAAAGTGACTCTGTTGTCCGGTAGTATTCCTCCGTAACCGTCCAGTGTTCAAAATAATATCAAACggcgaataataataataataataataataataataataataataataagacgtCATTTtagaatccttttttttcctgaggtTAACGAGGACGTCTTAAACCACATCACGGAAAAGGTTTCGGTTGCGACAGACATTACATCATTCTAATGAAGCGGCTACTGACGACGCGGACACGTCGGCTCCGACCCGCTACGCCCGAGAAACGTGAAGGAAACGTCCAGCGCGGATTCCATTTTGGCGAATAACGTTTACAACATAGTGCTTTAAGTGTTCCGCGTTTCCCAAAAACTGTGAAATCATTCATCATGTCCGTGCTGACCACGCCTTCACCTGCCGCTGTCTAACAGTGCATCAATAACGCGTACAGCGTTGTCTAATcgcccggtgtgtgtgtgtaaagcgtcatttcaaccattttaaataataacagtGGTCAGCGGCGTCAGATTCGCTCTCTATAGAGATATGTATATAggaatattataataaagaaactATCGTGTGGCTCTTGGTTGGCGCGGTGGGATTTGTTTCTCTTTCAGACGCTGACACTAGGCATGTGCCCATATTACGGTCACACCCCCGCGGCGGCGTAACTCATCACGGTTTACGATATTAATGCGTTTACGTACCGGTTCCGGCGGCGGCCTGAGGCCTGAGGGGACCACATTTTGAAGAGACTTTGAAGGAAAACTAAATCCTAAAACCAATTACTGGCACATGCCTAGCTGACACGTTTATTCAAGCTCGAGTTGCCAGGATGCGAAGAGGCGTTAGCCGAATTGTTCCACAAAACTACAACCAGCAACAGTTCAgggatctgagagagagagagagagagagagagagagacagaaagaaagaaagagagattgagagaacgagaaagagagagagagagagagagattgagagaacgagaaagagaggaatttttttttaaacttggagGCGTATATAACCAGGAGCGTCTGATTAATACGCTTCATAGTGTCATAGTGGAGTCTTAAAGCAGCACACCGAGGTCCAGGACGGGGTTCGGCTCTCCCTCAGCGCTCACTTCCACTCCGTGAACTCAGAGAAACCAACCCGAGAAAGGATGACCTTCAACCTCTCCTTCTGCTCCGTGATGACGTCCTAGACGTGGACGAGCCAGTGCAAATCCGATAAACCCAAACCCCCCCTCAAACCCCTTCAAAAGAccgcccccccaaaaaatcccTCATAAAACCCGCCCCCGCCACAAGACGACGCCGTCCGCTCCTCTCAGAGATGCAATGTTCGTCATACGTCATGGAAAGAGTTGCACTcctctttttctgctttttctcctcctcctctccacctctccagcaTCTTTATGAGTTCGGACACGAAGCACACGGAGGAGGTCAGGCACACCAGGAAGAGCAGATCTGCAGACGGACAGGGGGGGTCAAATTACACTTCTTTCAGCTCGGTTTGTGCAGAAAACGTGCACGAGAAGGGAACTGTACTGTTCTGAAGGACGGCCGAGATGTTCGAGAAACATCAGATGTGTAATATACTAAATATACTAGTTTGTGCGTGGAAAATAAAGTGActacaaaataaaatagatcATTGTTATTGCTAATCGAGAAACCATGCACTTCAGAGGGAACTGAGAGCCGAGCACAGCGGGTCGGGACGAGGCCGGCGTGTGGTGTGTTACCCAGAATGCTGAGGCTCTCGGTCTGAAAGACTTTCTGCAGTGGAGGGAAGTAGATGACCAGCAGCTGGCCCATGATGGAGGCGAGTACAGCAAAGCAGAACGTCTTGTTACTACACAACCCGATCTCATGTACCATACgggtctgagagagagagagagagagagagagagagagagagagagagagagagagagagcgagcgagcgagcaagTGAgcgaacaagagagagagagagagagcgagcaagtgagagagagagagagagagagagagagagagagagagagagagagagagaaatgcaaaTTTAATGCAAAATTTTATCCAACTGCATGATTAATGTAACTCCTTTAATTTGTAACTTTAATGTAAATTTGTAtaattttaatgtcattttaacGTGACTTTAATCTAACTCCGTGACTCGGGTATCTGATGTCATTGTAGTTTAAAGCTGTAACTGGATTAATGCAGCCTCTATACCTGTAGCTACACGGGTGCAGTAACGTTACGATGCCACGAGGCTAATGATCTGCTCTGTGAGTGTCACGCATGCAGCGCAGCTCTGTGACTGTGCTTCACTGTCCAACTTTAACAGAACTATGAAACTTTCCTGTCACTTTCATCTAAATAAGCAGCTAATGTAACAGTGTAACTTCATAAACACTGTAATTCTAatgtgaaaatgtaactttatctTCAACGTAACTGCGCAACTACTGTGTAACTTTAACGTCAATTCCGCGTGGATGCGTAATCCAGTCCGTGCAGGGGTTCGTGGAGCTTCttgtgatcgttgcggccaaaaatgctcgattttgctgcggattaaaataataataataataataataataataattttgtggGAAACTTCTTGAATCGCACGACACAGTTCTGCGCGCTCTTTCGCGgggatgtttgttggtaaatgagacggTTCAGCTGTGAATCGGAGAGGGCTTCGGCAGAACGCGCGCCGccgcccaaatctgcggaaaatctgggGTGATTCAGAAACATCGGAAGCTCCGGAATATATCGTGGCGCCTCCTTGATTCCGCGTTCGTTTCTGCTAtagcaaaatcctggagggagtTACACACCTGTGAGCGAGAGCTGAGAGCGTTGAACATATCGAAGAAGACAAAGCAGGTGAAGGTCATGGTGGTGTCTCGTGGTGTGATCTCATTGTCCCGCAGCTGCACACAAGGCACAGAAACATTAgcagcgtgcacacacacacacacacacacacacacacacacacacacacacactaactgtAGACTACACTGAGTATATGCAAGTATTCACACGCTTCCATgtaagtattggcacccttcaagaaCACAAACCCGACTGTATGAACTCAAGTTAATTTACGACGCCGTCTGCACTACATGCGCAACGCTAAaaacactcactgtccactttaacaggaactTTAAgagtacacctgcacatttacGCGGTTATGTAAGACCCGCCGCACACACAacggtttttgttttttgtaacaTTCCGTGTAAAACTCTAGAGAACGTCGTGTGTGagaatcccaggagatcagcagttccctgaaatactcaaaccagcccgtctggtaCCAACACCCACGCCACGGTTGAAGAGACAGAGCTCAcactacatgattggctgattagataacgggtgttcctaataaagtggacagtgaccGTATATAAAGGAGCGTGAAATGTTGTATATTCTATAGACAAAACTGTCTAAACGTATTAGAGACGTCCAGGTGTTAACtgtaggggtgccaataattttgaaagcAGGGTTTTTGGAGGAAAAACCGCACTGTGTTGGTGAACCCTGAACGAACGAACGGTGGAGTCGGAGTCACACCTCTCTCCAGAAGACGAAGAGCGTGCCGCAGACGATGATGAAGGACGAGACGAGCACCTTCGCGATCAGGCTGCGTGTGAGGATGCTGTCTCGCACGTTTCGTGGAGGTTTACGGATCACGTCGCCATCCACAGGCTCAACACCCAAACTACACGAGATAATCACAACACACCACGACACCGATTACTAAATAAACAGCAGaagaaaatacatatatattgtacagtatatatatctAAAAAATATACTcctgggagtgtgtgtgtgtgtgtgcgcgcgagtgagtgtgagagagagagagagagagagaccgagagagagagagagagagagagagagagagagagagagtgagagagagagaaagagagagagacagagagagagagagacaaagagggagagacagagagagagagagacagagggagagagagagacagagagagtgagagagagacagagagagagagagagagagagggagagagggagagggaaagagagggagagagagagagagagagagagagagagagagagagagagagagagagagagggtgagagagggagagggagagagagagagacagagggagagagagacagagagagagagagagagagagagagggtgagagaggagagagggagagggaaagagagggagagagagagagagagagagagagagagagagagagagagggagggagagggagagagagagagacagagggagagagagacagagggagagagagagagagagagacacctcTGGGCTGGAGGTCCGTCCATGATGATGTTGATCCAGAGGATCTGCATGGCGTTCAGAGGGTTTGGGAAATTCATCAGCGTGGCCAGAGAGATGAGTGTGAGAGCCGCGATACTCCTGAGGACCggaatacatacacacacacacacacacacacacacacacacacacacacacacacacacacacacacacacacgcgtttaaaataataatattacccTCACCCAGGATCTACTGTCTATAAATCCGCTTTAAAAACGTTatagggagggagagagagagagagagagagagcgagagagggcgagagagagagagagagcgagagagagagagagagagagagagagagaaagagagagagcaagacaacaagagagagagagagcgagagagggcgagagagagggcgagagagagggcgagagagagggcgagagagagggcgagagagagaaagagagagagaaagagagagagaaagagagagaaagagagaaagagagaaagagagagagatgccatCACGCTGTTCATTAGTGACTCATTAACTGGTGATTATACAGGACAAAGTGcacttaaaattaaaatgaaaattaataataataataataataataataataataataatagacaggaagtgatgtaacGGTTCTTAAACACTCACGTGCTGAGCTGAAAGCGCACAAAGTTCTTGATGTTGTTGTAAATGCCCTTTCCCTCCTCGATGGCTGACCTGCGCAGAGCGAGAGGAACACCAGCGTCAGCGTGAATAGCGCACTAACGCTCCTCCAGACGGAACTACGCTTTTAAACCAAAACCGGAACTGGGAATATTTCTATTCCTCGTACGGACGTTACAACTCCAACACGAGCGCCCAGACTTCTCTCTGATTTCAAAAACAATGTGTTTCACAGCACTCTGAGATAAAAAGTTAAAGTTCCGTTACATGATGGTCTGGAAGTCGTCGTCCACCAGGATCATGTCTGCCGCCTCCTTACACACGTCCGTGCCGGACTGACCCATGGCCACGCCAATGTCGGCCGCTTTCAGAGCCACGGCGTCGTTCACGCCGTCGCCCGTCATCGCCACCACGGCGCCGATGTTCTGCAGGGACTGgggacaccacacacacacacacacacacacacacacacacacacacacacacacacacacacacacacacacacacacacacacacacacacacacacacacacacacacacacacacacacacacacacacacactccggtcttactatccttgtgaggaccagtgcagctaattaatgttaAACACACATAAATCTAACTACAACCTTACACACCAGGAAACATTTCAGctcttaatatttaaaataaatcttttgtTTGACTCACCTTGACTATCTTCAGTTTGTGTCTGGGACTGGCTCTGTAAAAGACCACCGTctgtgtccacacacacacacacacacacacacacacacacacacacacacacacacacaagcgtgAGTGTTGTATTCATAGCCCAGTCATTATGGTGAATAATAAAATGGTGATGGCGTTACCCTGGAGACGATCTGCGAGAGATCCTGAATGTCCATGAGATCCACCTCGTCTCCGGACAAACACTGAGCGTCTTTGGCGTACAGACCCAGACGAtttgctacacacacacacacacacacacacacacacttttaattgattaattaattcagTAAAAATAAAGGTGTATGAGTGAGTAGAAAGACAGCGAGCGCTCACCGATAGCCACGGCCGTCTCCTGAGCGTCTCCGGTGATCATCTTGATGGACACTCCGGAGCTGATCAGCATCGACACGGCTTCCTTAACGCCGGACCTCGGAGGATCGATGATGCCAACCAGGCCGAGGAACGTCAGAGAACCCATTTCGGCTCCTGAGGCGAAGGCAAGAACTGCAGATGGAGAAAAGATCAAGGTTATGCAccgctcatcatcatcatctaatcCACAGTTTATAACGCTTGTGTGTACCTCTGAGACCCGCACTTCCCATGTAGGTCTTCTCCTGCTGGtacagcgccctctgctggttaCTCAGAGGCAGTGATGCACCTTTACTGTTGTAGGTCTTACACAACTGGATGACTTTCTCAAAGGCTCCTTTCACGAAAAACACTCCGGGTTTGTCCTGCAGTTCACAACACAGTGCTGATCGTTATattaacatgtgtgtgtgtgtgtgtgtgtgtgtgtgtgtgtgtgtgtgtgtgtgtgagacagaagtTTTTGCGTTAGCTTAATTGTAATTAATATatcagagaccgtgagctgcaTTATGTTTTCTCTGCagtcagtatttattttttttactctatgTATCAAATTTCTGTCTTCACTGTTTtttgatgcatttattattattattattatttgattattattattattattagtagtagtagtagtagtagtagtagtattagtagaagtattagtagtagtagtagtagtattagtagtagtagtagtagtattattagtagtagtattagtatagcTCCTCTGTCTGCATGTTAATCGAGCTTCAGTAAATAAAGTCAGTGATGGAGACCTGCTGAGTGCGATGGACGCAGCGAACTGCCATCCACTTCTGCTCCGAGGAGAACGGGAGCTCTTCCAGACGCACAAACTCCTGCTGAACGCTTTCCAGTcccacctgcacacacacacacacacacacacacacacacacacacacacacacacacacacacacacacgtatatatcaGTACACACACCAACGTGTACTTAGCATGTTTCAGTTTGACTTTTTCCACAGATCACTATTTGAGATCTGAACACATGACCCCTACTAAGAAATATTAGCAATGCAAATAATCCATATTTAAATATCCCTGATTGTGCAACCTACTGACTTCCACACTTTACAGACAAATGAGTAATTAGCTGACCATTTTATAGACTTTTAATACCCATTCACCCCAAAAACATCAACACAACTTTTGAAAACCAAGTTCATTGTTGCAGTTCCAGATCTGTCCTGTAGGGGGACCTGAAATCATATGAACTGAAATCAGCCAGAATAGTGCAATTgtggatgttgtttttttttaatcacatgaacagaacataaacaaacaaacaaacaaacaaacaagtctAAGTACATAATATTTCGAGACGCTGTGTCTGACGGTGCAATACGGTGTAAACCGTgactaaaataaaacatcaacacTCTCCAGTTACGATCAGGGAACTTAAACTCGTGTACGTTGTGAAAGTCTCAGCGTTTCAGTCACAGAAAGAAGTAAATTATTAAGATAGAAATGAAAACTAAAGACTGTAGATTGTATGATCTGATATTCAGTATCTGGACCGAGCCGACAGCAGCAGGATATCGGAGCGGAAACATACGGAATATCGGATCCGGGAACAAGTCACAAAGACTGCGTTTAgatttggaaaataaataattttgacaCTGGGCACGTTTAGATATAATAACACCCGACTGTCGTTTATTTTTCTGTTAGGATTGATATCAATACTTTatatttacttacatttattacatttacaatgaaagtgtttgtgtgaaagtttccagtttaaaaaaatattgtaatcaataatcaataaatacatttaattttggtgttaaatattttctacatttcaaGGAAACGAGTCGAGCGACTACTCAATTGAAAGGGAGGCaggaaggggcggggcttccaggggTCAGTTAAAatcagagagttcaaaacacctacacggctgtcaatcattccagattcacatGCTGATTGGCTCCGCTGCTCTGTTTATTGGGGATAAAGAGGAGACTGAAAACTCGTAGCAcggatacatttacattttatttccggatttctgtaaagctgctgtgAATACTCCAAGTTTTCAAACGCAGGGCTCCGCCGCAAAACGCGGAAAGGTTTGCAGATCCGTCACTTTTCCGGTTCAGACACACCAGGTAAGTAAGTGAGTTAGAGCAGTGAGTCAGGATTGAATTTAAACATGACCTCTGCTCTATACATGAGACCCTATACCAGCTAAATAAACACATCCGGCTCGGGGCTGTGTTCAGCATCGTGACCGACAatacaaactttatttaaacaccATTAACTCGTCACACGACGTGAACACGGAGCTgtaacaagtgtgtaaatacagccAAGTGTGTGATAAAGCAGCCCTGGaaactcatcacacacacacacacacacacacacacacacacacacacacacacacacacacacacgttcagagATTACATCCTGAACATGTCTCACCTTCATGGCCAGAGCGATGAGAGCGCCCTCTGTGGGTCGACCCATCAGCGTGTTGTTCCTAATTACAGCGTCGTTACACACACAGCCAGCCTGagggagaaaacacacacacacacacacacacacacacacacacacacacacacacacacacacacacacacacacacaggtcctgGTGTTAGCACACGGTGACACTACTGGAAGGACGGTGATGGAGGACGGAGTCTCACCTCCACGAGTTTACTGATGGAGATGTTGGCGAAGCCGTGAACCACCTTCCCGTCAATCAGCACCTCACCAGCTCCGTTATAACCCACACCtgtcacctacacacacacacacacacacacacacacacacacacacacacacacgatgaagAGGCTGATTGATCTTACTTACttatatacttatttattcattcatctatttAATATTCATGCTATTTTCATTCAATTCTTCACTTTACTCGTTTATTTAtctagatatttatttatatgcttACTTGTATACTTAAGTATTTGCTTCTTTACTCACTTTATTTACtaacattaattatatattcatctatccatctatccattttctgctTTGCTTatgtatagtttttttttatccaattacacctttttattcattcatccatgtattgtatattatttgtttatatatttattaattcatattctcCACTtaatatgaatttattttttacttttatttttatatatatatatatatatatatatatatatatatatatatatatatatatatatatacacatatatatatatatatatatatatatatatatatatatatacacacatatatatatatatatatatatatatatatatatatatgtgtgtgtatatatatatatatatatatatatatatatatgtgtgtatatatatatatatatatatatatatatatatgtgtatatatatatatatatatatatatatatatatatatatatatatatatatatatatacacatatatatatatatatatatatatatatatatatacacaaatatatatatatatatatatatatatatatatatatatatatatatatatatatatatatacacacacacacacacacatacatatacatatatatacatatacatatacatatatatatatatatatatatatatatatatataaaaaatgtatttaagggAATCCCAGTTAAACTGCACTgcaccagcagggggcgctgaATTTCTCCATCTCACAGGAATCACCACACTGACCTCAGCACGCTGTCCATCAGAGCTGAAGACCTGAGTGACCGTCATCTCGTTCTTCGTCAGAGTCCCCGTCTTATCCGAGCAGATCACGTTACAGCAGCCTGCCGGGAATTCCCAAAATATTCATCAGCTCAGGGGTCGGAGCGCCACGAAGAGAACGTTTCCACGCGCTCCACAGGAACCAGCTCAAGAGCTGCGTTATGTTCCATTCATTCAATTTCTTCAATGTAGtgattatttacattaaaaaataaaaacactaacacATGGATCGTATaaatgtttcagaaataaaggtttttaaaaaggtggaaaaaagaaaaaggaccAAAATAGTAATAACCAAAACGACTGATAataaaaaagaaggaaataagAGTCCCATTTCTTTGTATACGCGATTAGAAAGCAGATGCAGTTtgttgcacaaacacacacacacacacacacacacacacacacacacacacacacacacacacacacacacacacacacacacacaaagcgaTGACGTTTACACTCTCAGGAACTGAACAGGAAGAGCAACTCGACACTCAGATGACTAAATGTGTAATTATTCTCTAATTCCAGTCCCTCAGTCTGAAATCTGATCACACCTGCAGCACCGCGCTGACCGACTGCGGCACAAACACTTTCATCTAAAACATTATTCTACttaacattcacaaaaatcTATTATTCTACCTCTCACACTCCTCTAAATCTCCCCGAGAGGAAAACGAagaatcattattattattattatcatcatcatcattattatcaccattatcatcatcattaatggatttataacatttacatttgggATTAAACTAAAACCAGTTCTAAAACTGTCTTAAAGTTTTGGTACAAtgcaaatcaatcaatcaatcaatcaattaattcaataatgaatgattaaataaagttaaaccaccggaaaagaagaaaataaagacaaataagaagacagtaaaaaacaaacaggtgaAAATcctagaaagaaagaacgataatacaaataaaaataaataaataaaagtagaggagccaaaaacaaaataagaagaaaaacaaaataaaaaatgtaaagaagaaaaagattAAAGTGCCTATTAAGACTGACTCAAAGGGAAGCGGTGACTTTACGACGTTTAGAAACGGGGCCGTATAAATAAAACGCCTTATTATAATCAGCACAGATTATGCAGTGTTATGCAAATGAACTTCatcatgtaaacaaaaacaattattacatcattagaaatgtattatttaaataaaacaatattatagaaataaaatataataaataataataataataataataataataataataataataaaagtgtacCCAGCGTCTCGACTATGGGCAGCTTCTTGACGATGGCTCTCTTTTTCACCATCCTCATCACTCCCAGAGCGAGTGTGACCGTCACCACGATGGGCAGGCCTTCTGGGATGGCGGCTACCGccaagctacacacacacacacacacacacacacacacacacacacacacacacacacacacacacacacacacgaatcaGAAATGAAGATGGATTTAGTTCCTGTAGAGAGAGACGCTGTGAGTGTGCTGTACCTGACTCCTATAGTGAACATGTCCAGGAGGTTTTTCCCCTGCAGCCATCCCACCATCATGATGACACCTGGGAGGAGAAATctgatcattaaaaaaactCAGACCAGAACGGTGTCAATAACTAGcgctaaataaacaaacaaacaaataaataaataataactttaaaaaaagttatgtaTCAAAGTTTTTCTCCTC
This genomic interval from Ictalurus punctatus breed USDA103 chromosome 23, Coco_2.0, whole genome shotgun sequence contains the following:
- the atp2c1 gene encoding calcium-transporting ATPase type 2C member 1 isoform X1 codes for the protein MRKMLKKKEQLLAESQSQSEDETMVPVLTSKRASELPVNEVVCVLQADLQFGLSDAEVSRRRVYHGWNEFDISEDEPLWKKYLSQFKDPLIMLLLASAVISVVMRQFDDAVSITVAIIIVVTVAFVQEYRSEKSLEELGKLVPPECHCVREGRLDHMLARELVPGDTVCLSVGERVPADLRLFESVDLSVDESSLTGETTPCSKTVAPQPVSGDLTSRSNIAFMGTLVCSGKAKGIVIGTGESSEFGEVIKMMQAEESPKTPLQKSMDVLGKQLSLYSFCIIGVIMMVGWLQGKNLLDMFTIGVSLAVAAIPEGLPIVVTVTLALGVMRMVKKRAIVKKLPIVETLGCCNVICSDKTGTLTKNEMTVTQVFSSDGQRAEVTGVGYNGAGEVLIDGKVVHGFANISISKLVEAGCVCNDAVIRNNTLMGRPTEGALIALAMKVGLESVQQEFVRLEELPFSSEQKWMAVRCVHRTQQDKPGVFFVKGAFEKVIQLCKTYNSKGASLPLSNQQRALYQQEKTYMGSAGLRVLAFASGAEMGSLTFLGLVGIIDPPRSGVKEAVSMLISSGVSIKMITGDAQETAVAIANRLGLYAKDAQCLSGDEVDLMDIQDLSQIVSRTVVFYRASPRHKLKIVKSLQNIGAVVAMTGDGVNDAVALKAADIGVAMGQSGTDVCKEAADMILVDDDFQTIMSAIEEGKGIYNNIKNFVRFQLSTSIAALTLISLATLMNFPNPLNAMQILWINIIMDGPPAQSLGVEPVDGDVIRKPPRNVRDSILTRSLIAKVLVSSFIIVCGTLFVFWRELRDNEITPRDTTMTFTCFVFFDMFNALSSRSQTRMVHEIGLCSNKTFCFAVLASIMGQLLVIYFPPLQKVFQTESLSILDLLFLVCLTSSVCFVSELIKMLERWRGGGEKAEKEECNSFHDV
- the atp2c1 gene encoding calcium-transporting ATPase type 2C member 1 isoform X2, with translation MLAESQSQSEDETMVPVLTSKRASELPVNEVVCVLQADLQFGLSDAEVSRRRVYHGWNEFDISEDEPLWKKYLSQFKDPLIMLLLASAVISVVMRQFDDAVSITVAIIIVVTVAFVQEYRSEKSLEELGKLVPPECHCVREGRLDHMLARELVPGDTVCLSVGERVPADLRLFESVDLSVDESSLTGETTPCSKTVAPQPVSGDLTSRSNIAFMGTLVCSGKAKGIVIGTGESSEFGEVIKMMQAEESPKTPLQKSMDVLGKQLSLYSFCIIGVIMMVGWLQGKNLLDMFTIGVSLAVAAIPEGLPIVVTVTLALGVMRMVKKRAIVKKLPIVETLGCCNVICSDKTGTLTKNEMTVTQVFSSDGQRAEVTGVGYNGAGEVLIDGKVVHGFANISISKLVEAGCVCNDAVIRNNTLMGRPTEGALIALAMKVGLESVQQEFVRLEELPFSSEQKWMAVRCVHRTQQDKPGVFFVKGAFEKVIQLCKTYNSKGASLPLSNQQRALYQQEKTYMGSAGLRVLAFASGAEMGSLTFLGLVGIIDPPRSGVKEAVSMLISSGVSIKMITGDAQETAVAIANRLGLYAKDAQCLSGDEVDLMDIQDLSQIVSRTVVFYRASPRHKLKIVKSLQNIGAVVAMTGDGVNDAVALKAADIGVAMGQSGTDVCKEAADMILVDDDFQTIMSAIEEGKGIYNNIKNFVRFQLSTSIAALTLISLATLMNFPNPLNAMQILWINIIMDGPPAQSLGVEPVDGDVIRKPPRNVRDSILTRSLIAKVLVSSFIIVCGTLFVFWRELRDNEITPRDTTMTFTCFVFFDMFNALSSRSQTRMVHEIGLCSNKTFCFAVLASIMGQLLVIYFPPLQKVFQTESLSILDLLFLVCLTSSVCFVSELIKMLERWRGGGEKAEKEECNSFHDV
- the atp2c1 gene encoding calcium-transporting ATPase type 2C member 1 isoform X3, translating into MVPVLTSKRASELPVNEVVCVLQADLQFGLSDAEVSRRRVYHGWNEFDISEDEPLWKKYLSQFKDPLIMLLLASAVISVVMRQFDDAVSITVAIIIVVTVAFVQEYRSEKSLEELGKLVPPECHCVREGRLDHMLARELVPGDTVCLSVGERVPADLRLFESVDLSVDESSLTGETTPCSKTVAPQPVSGDLTSRSNIAFMGTLVCSGKAKGIVIGTGESSEFGEVIKMMQAEESPKTPLQKSMDVLGKQLSLYSFCIIGVIMMVGWLQGKNLLDMFTIGVSLAVAAIPEGLPIVVTVTLALGVMRMVKKRAIVKKLPIVETLGCCNVICSDKTGTLTKNEMTVTQVFSSDGQRAEVTGVGYNGAGEVLIDGKVVHGFANISISKLVEAGCVCNDAVIRNNTLMGRPTEGALIALAMKVGLESVQQEFVRLEELPFSSEQKWMAVRCVHRTQQDKPGVFFVKGAFEKVIQLCKTYNSKGASLPLSNQQRALYQQEKTYMGSAGLRVLAFASGAEMGSLTFLGLVGIIDPPRSGVKEAVSMLISSGVSIKMITGDAQETAVAIANRLGLYAKDAQCLSGDEVDLMDIQDLSQIVSRTVVFYRASPRHKLKIVKSLQNIGAVVAMTGDGVNDAVALKAADIGVAMGQSGTDVCKEAADMILVDDDFQTIMSAIEEGKGIYNNIKNFVRFQLSTSIAALTLISLATLMNFPNPLNAMQILWINIIMDGPPAQSLGVEPVDGDVIRKPPRNVRDSILTRSLIAKVLVSSFIIVCGTLFVFWRELRDNEITPRDTTMTFTCFVFFDMFNALSSRSQTRMVHEIGLCSNKTFCFAVLASIMGQLLVIYFPPLQKVFQTESLSILDLLFLVCLTSSVCFVSELIKMLERWRGGGEKAEKEECNSFHDV